One window of uncultured Methanoregula sp. genomic DNA carries:
- the ftsZ gene encoding cell division protein FtsZ, translating into MQSIINDALKNAELEKEINKPGSTNAMEDDFVGQPRIVIIGCGGAGNNTVNRIHHMGVSGAETIAINTDKQHLDMIQADKRILIGKSLTKGLGAGGYPDVGKRAAEMARPTLEAILESADLVFITAGMGGGTGTGSAPVVASIAKEQGAIVVGMVSYPFQVEKARLIRAEEGLEALASSADSVIVLDNNRLKNFVPNLPLGQAFSVMDQLIGETVKGISETITEPSLINIDYADVRAIMSKGGVAVMLVGESKQQNKAESVVRECLSNPMLDIDYRGATGSLIHITGGTDLTLQDAEEVATSLTYELDPHADVIWGARVRGDMEGKIRVLAIMTGVKSAQILGTRQSYKTMISDIEEKRSNPKAVEMPQSRRSGRDQPSGGGVLEWVG; encoded by the coding sequence ATGCAAAGCATCATAAACGACGCATTAAAAAATGCCGAGCTTGAGAAAGAGATTAACAAGCCCGGCAGTACCAACGCAATGGAAGATGACTTTGTCGGCCAGCCAAGAATAGTCATCATCGGCTGCGGCGGTGCAGGCAACAACACCGTAAACCGGATTCACCACATGGGAGTATCCGGTGCGGAAACCATTGCAATCAACACCGACAAGCAGCACCTGGACATGATCCAGGCCGACAAACGTATCCTCATCGGCAAGTCCTTGACAAAAGGTCTCGGTGCCGGCGGTTACCCCGATGTCGGTAAACGCGCAGCAGAGATGGCCCGCCCGACACTCGAGGCAATCCTCGAATCCGCGGATCTCGTCTTCATCACGGCAGGTATGGGAGGAGGTACCGGTACCGGTTCAGCACCCGTCGTCGCATCCATCGCCAAGGAGCAGGGTGCAATCGTTGTCGGGATGGTCAGCTACCCGTTCCAGGTTGAGAAAGCACGTCTGATTCGTGCAGAAGAGGGTCTTGAAGCACTTGCATCTTCCGCAGACTCAGTCATCGTTCTGGATAACAACCGGCTGAAGAACTTCGTCCCGAACCTTCCGCTCGGCCAGGCATTCTCCGTCATGGACCAGCTCATTGGTGAGACCGTCAAGGGTATTTCCGAAACCATCACCGAGCCCTCGCTCATCAACATCGACTACGCAGATGTCCGGGCGATCATGTCCAAGGGCGGCGTTGCAGTCATGCTCGTAGGCGAGAGCAAGCAGCAGAACAAGGCAGAGAGCGTTGTCCGCGAGTGCCTGTCCAACCCGATGCTCGACATCGACTACCGCGGCGCAACCGGCAGCCTGATCCACATCACCGGTGGTACCGACCTCACCCTGCAGGATGCAGAAGAAGTTGCAACCTCGCTTACCTACGAACTCGACCCCCATGCAGATGTTATCTGGGGTGCCCGTGTCCGCGGTGACATGGAAGGCAAGATCCGCGTTCTCGCCATCATGACCGGAGTCAAGAGTGCCCAGATCCTGGGAACCCGCCAGTCCTACAAGACCATGATAAGCGACATCGAAGAGAAGCGCTCGAACCCCAAGGCAGTCGAGATGCCCCAGAGCCGGAGAAGCGGCAGGGACCAGCCAAGTGGCGGCGGCGTTCTTGAATGGGTCGGTTAA
- a CDS encoding histidinol-phosphate transaminase, protein MVVDFPKRVVHGGTGKRQQEKTKKKVLDFSASINPFPPVFEWHCDPDSLTSYPDDSYYELKETIAHIFHRNPEEICVGNGSAEIIRVFCSVEMGCHGSQKTFFTEPPTFGEYELSARLAGGEPASDPEHAGVRFICNPNNPTGSLLSRETILARLEKAKNCGGMLFCDEAFIELSDPESSVADIRDPHLFVLRSLTKCFSVPGMRFGYGFGDPALIERIETARSPWTVNSYAEAYALQAFHHMEDLAGSRKKIELERRWLEQELTGMGLLCHPSSVNYLLADCKRDVSMLCKKLSERDILVRDCTSFGLPSCIRVAVRTRDENRILVEALSACMH, encoded by the coding sequence ATGGTTGTTGACTTTCCAAAACGGGTTGTTCACGGGGGTACCGGAAAGCGACAGCAGGAAAAAACCAAAAAAAAAGTGCTGGATTTCAGCGCGAGTATCAACCCGTTTCCCCCCGTGTTCGAATGGCATTGTGATCCCGATTCCCTCACCTCGTATCCCGACGACTCATATTACGAGCTTAAAGAAACAATCGCGCATATATTCCATCGCAATCCGGAAGAGATCTGTGTAGGCAATGGATCGGCCGAGATAATCCGGGTGTTCTGTTCAGTTGAGATGGGCTGTCACGGCTCCCAAAAAACATTTTTTACTGAACCCCCCACCTTCGGGGAATATGAATTATCGGCCCGCCTTGCCGGTGGGGAGCCTGCATCGGACCCTGAACATGCCGGCGTCCGGTTCATCTGTAATCCCAATAATCCAACCGGGAGTCTGCTCAGCAGGGAAACCATACTCGCCCGACTGGAAAAGGCAAAAAATTGCGGGGGGATGCTCTTCTGCGATGAGGCGTTCATTGAATTGTCTGACCCGGAATCAAGCGTTGCTGATATCCGTGATCCTCATCTCTTTGTCCTGCGATCCCTTACCAAGTGCTTTTCAGTTCCGGGGATGCGGTTCGGGTACGGCTTTGGTGACCCCGCTCTTATTGAGCGGATTGAGACTGCCCGTTCTCCCTGGACTGTCAATTCATATGCCGAGGCGTATGCCCTGCAGGCTTTCCACCACATGGAGGATCTCGCCGGTTCGCGCAAAAAAATTGAGCTGGAGCGCAGATGGCTTGAACAGGAACTGACCGGCATGGGACTCCTGTGCCATCCCTCCTCAGTAAATTACCTTCTTGCCGACTGCAAGCGGGATGTCTCAATGCTCTGCAAAAAATTATCTGAACGGGATATTCTGGTCCGTGACTGTACTTCGTTTGGCCTTCCGTCCTGTATCCGTGTGGCGGTCAGGACAAGGGACGAAAACAGGATCCTTGTTGAGGCGCTGTCTGCATGCATGCACTGA
- a CDS encoding NTP transferase domain-containing protein, with translation MHALIMAGGAGTRLNLGEKPLISICGQPMIAHVIGAFARAGCQVVVAASPKTPMTINWCRAQGIHCCKTEGIGYIEDMVGIVTELDEKEPLFISVSDIPCITSDIIQSVRRSYTDCNKDALSVWVPSTLVQSCRGGMPYRERINGMEACPAGVNILRGDRIDQVQDEFSLLLDEPRLALNVNTRADLSAAEEFMKSHAAK, from the coding sequence ATGCATGCACTGATCATGGCAGGGGGTGCCGGAACCCGCCTGAACCTTGGCGAGAAACCGCTTATCTCTATCTGCGGCCAGCCCATGATAGCTCATGTCATCGGTGCTTTCGCCCGTGCAGGCTGTCAGGTTGTCGTAGCGGCTTCGCCAAAAACTCCCATGACCATCAACTGGTGCCGGGCACAGGGAATCCACTGCTGTAAAACTGAAGGCATTGGTTACATTGAGGATATGGTCGGAATCGTAACGGAACTGGATGAAAAAGAACCGTTGTTCATCAGTGTTTCAGACATTCCCTGTATTACCTCAGATATCATCCAGTCTGTCCGCCGCTCGTACACTGATTGTAACAAAGATGCATTGTCTGTCTGGGTTCCTTCAACCCTCGTGCAATCCTGTCGCGGAGGTATGCCCTATCGTGAACGGATTAATGGCATGGAAGCGTGCCCGGCTGGTGTGAATATTCTCCGCGGCGACAGGATTGACCAGGTACAGGACGAGTTTTCCCTTCTGCTCGATGAACCCCGGCTGGCCCTGAATGTCAATACCCGGGCGGATCTGTCTGCTGCTGAAGAATTTATGAAATCCCATGCAGCGAAATAG
- a CDS encoding TIGR00300 family protein yields MVESQEIELQGHIIDSGIMTQLFDRVMDMGGNFEILVFDIGKKKTDSSYARLRIAASSKEKLHAILSELHRLGARPLEVKDVHLVPAESDRVVPQGFYTTSNHPTQVKCHGEWIPVESIEMDFLIVVDSSKKHAVAMPLGKIRKGDLVVVGEQGVNVSYPQRPREQSTFEFMHGTVSPERPSETLIAKIAKEILEVHRNGGKIALVGGPAIIHTGADKALAGMIRDGYIDVLFAGNALATHDIEYNLFGTSLGMDISTGKPVMGGHRHHLYAISEIMRAGSIQKAVETGVITGGIMYECVKKNVPFVLAGSIRDDGPLPDVIQDVMEAQDAMREHIRGCSMVLMIATLLHSIAVGNCLPSSVKTVCVDINPAHLTKLMDRGTTQAIGIVSDAGTFLPLLARQLEIQGHAGCEK; encoded by the coding sequence ATGGTGGAGTCGCAGGAAATCGAGCTGCAGGGTCATATCATTGACTCCGGCATTATGACGCAGCTCTTTGACCGGGTCATGGACATGGGGGGTAATTTTGAGATTCTCGTATTCGATATCGGGAAAAAGAAGACCGACTCCAGCTATGCCCGCCTGCGAATTGCTGCATCCAGTAAAGAGAAACTTCATGCGATCCTGTCCGAACTCCACCGGCTCGGGGCCCGCCCTCTTGAAGTAAAAGATGTACACCTGGTTCCTGCAGAATCCGACCGGGTTGTGCCCCAGGGTTTTTACACCACCAGCAACCATCCGACCCAGGTGAAGTGCCATGGTGAATGGATACCTGTTGAATCCATTGAGATGGATTTCCTCATTGTCGTAGATTCTTCAAAGAAACACGCGGTAGCCATGCCGCTTGGAAAGATCCGGAAAGGTGATCTCGTTGTTGTCGGCGAGCAGGGAGTAAACGTCAGTTATCCACAAAGGCCACGGGAACAGAGCACGTTTGAATTCATGCACGGGACGGTATCTCCCGAACGCCCCAGCGAGACACTCATTGCCAAGATCGCCAAAGAGATCCTCGAGGTGCATCGGAACGGCGGCAAGATAGCCCTTGTCGGAGGTCCGGCAATAATCCATACCGGTGCTGACAAGGCCCTGGCCGGGATGATTCGCGATGGATACATCGATGTTCTCTTTGCCGGTAACGCTCTTGCCACCCATGATATAGAGTACAATCTCTTCGGGACGTCGCTTGGCATGGATATCTCGACCGGCAAACCGGTCATGGGCGGGCACCGGCACCACCTTTACGCGATCAGCGAGATCATGCGGGCCGGATCCATCCAAAAGGCAGTTGAGACCGGGGTGATTACCGGAGGAATCATGTACGAATGCGTGAAAAAGAATGTCCCCTTCGTCCTTGCCGGCTCTATTCGTGATGATGGCCCCCTGCCCGATGTCATTCAGGATGTCATGGAAGCCCAGGACGCGATGCGGGAACACATCAGAGGATGCAGCATGGTGCTGATGATCGCAACACTCCTGCATTCCATTGCCGTCGGCAACTGCCTGCCCTCCAGTGTCAAGACGGTCTGCGTTGATATCAACCCTGCCCACCTCACGAAACTGATGGACCGGGGAACCACCCAGGCTATCGGCATTGTATCCGATGCAGGCACATTCCTCCCGCTGCTGGCCCGGCAGCTGGAGATCCAGGGCCACGCGGGATGCGAAAAATAA
- a CDS encoding type II toxin-antitoxin system ParD family antitoxin, whose product MMQRITLRLPEQQINLLQQMVDSGEYPNVSEAVRAAVRELVEKRASRVLKESDQVSFKV is encoded by the coding sequence ATGATGCAAAGAATCACGCTCCGGTTGCCCGAACAGCAGATCAACCTGCTCCAGCAGATGGTAGACTCGGGAGAATATCCCAATGTCTCAGAAGCCGTGAGGGCTGCAGTCCGTGAACTTGTTGAAAAACGTGCAAGTCGTGTCCTGAAGGAAAGCGACCAGGTTTCATTTAAGGTTTGA
- a CDS encoding archaeosine biosynthesis radical SAM protein RaSEA, with amino-acid sequence MISQCKEKPLASWKGSERYGEDTLDCLTIIFKSAGCTWSKCRMCSYRHERYGEQSCEALLGHLRAQLAWVLEEYSVADFRMVKIFTSGSFFDPAEVPPEFLADIATTFRGKLLIAETRPEFIREEVLRPFIETIDDGSWKMPLYCAVGLETSNDEIREKCIRKGFTFADFKTAARAAHAAGAGVKAYLLHKPLFLTEKEALDDMITSIRDAAEHAEIISMNPCTVQRKTELEFYWKRGAYRPPYLWSVLTLLKESPVHMTCDPLGGGQKRGPHNCGKCDYELVKGIRDYSLNADRELVNALLETDCDCKNEWEYVLENERPYCMPLTR; translated from the coding sequence ATGATTTCTCAATGTAAAGAAAAACCCCTGGCCAGCTGGAAAGGATCCGAGCGTTACGGAGAGGACACGCTGGATTGTCTTACCATTATTTTTAAAAGCGCCGGTTGTACCTGGTCAAAATGCCGGATGTGCAGTTACCGCCATGAACGGTACGGGGAGCAGTCATGCGAAGCCCTGCTGGGCCATCTCCGGGCCCAGCTTGCATGGGTCCTGGAAGAATATTCCGTGGCGGATTTCCGCATGGTAAAAATTTTCACATCGGGAAGTTTTTTTGATCCTGCCGAAGTACCGCCGGAATTCCTTGCCGATATCGCCACGACATTCCGGGGCAAACTGCTCATAGCAGAAACCCGGCCGGAATTTATCCGGGAGGAGGTCCTTCGCCCGTTCATTGAAACAATCGATGACGGCAGCTGGAAAATGCCGCTTTATTGCGCCGTGGGTCTTGAAACAAGCAATGACGAGATCCGGGAAAAATGCATCCGCAAGGGTTTCACGTTTGCTGATTTCAAAACTGCGGCACGGGCAGCACATGCTGCCGGTGCCGGTGTCAAAGCCTACCTCCTGCATAAACCCCTGTTCCTGACAGAGAAAGAAGCACTCGATGACATGATAACATCCATCAGGGACGCAGCTGAGCATGCCGAGATTATTTCCATGAATCCCTGCACGGTCCAGCGGAAAACCGAGCTCGAATTTTACTGGAAGCGGGGGGCCTACCGCCCGCCGTATCTCTGGAGTGTACTCACCCTCCTCAAAGAGTCCCCGGTGCATATGACCTGCGATCCTCTTGGGGGCGGTCAGAAGCGGGGGCCGCATAATTGCGGCAAATGCGATTACGAGCTGGTCAAAGGCATCCGGGATTATTCCCTCAATGCCGACCGGGAACTGGTCAATGCCCTCCTGGAAACGGACTGCGACTGCAAAAATGAATGGGAGTACGTTCTTGAAAACGAGAGGCCGTACTGCATGCCGCTGACACGATAA